In the genome of Deltaproteobacteria bacterium HGW-Deltaproteobacteria-2, one region contains:
- a CDS encoding 3-phosphoglycerate dehydrogenase produces the protein MYRIDLLNKISKKGLSLFTEKYEYRTDIPDPDGILVRSKEMKEMTLPSSLKAIARAGAGVNNIPIDKCSEKGIVVFNTPGANANGVKELVLLGMLLASRKVVDGIAWAKGLVGEGDKVPDLIEKGKSKFGGTEILGKKLGVVGLGAIGTMVANAAEGLGMSVWGYDPYLSIEAAWRLSRNTKKAPSLDKLLSECDFISLHVPQNKDTKGFINTDKFAVMKKGVVILNFARGGLVDTPSLKKAIADGIVACYVTDFPDEEVIKTDKVIAIPHLGASTEESEENCAIMAAMQLMGFLENGNIKNSVNFPECTLDRSGKVRLTISNKNEPGMIEKITRMLADNKLNIADMINKSKGNIAYNIIDVEGDINTDLVKKIQSIDGIVAVRVI, from the coding sequence ATGTATCGGATTGATTTGTTAAACAAGATTTCGAAAAAGGGCTTGAGCCTTTTTACTGAAAAGTATGAATATCGTACGGATATTCCCGATCCCGACGGAATTCTTGTAAGAAGCAAGGAAATGAAAGAGATGACCCTGCCGTCAAGCCTGAAAGCAATTGCCCGCGCCGGTGCCGGCGTCAACAATATTCCCATCGATAAATGTTCGGAGAAAGGCATAGTGGTGTTTAATACGCCGGGCGCAAACGCTAACGGCGTGAAAGAACTGGTGCTCCTGGGCATGCTGCTGGCATCACGCAAAGTGGTTGATGGAATCGCCTGGGCCAAAGGACTGGTAGGTGAAGGCGACAAGGTACCCGACCTGATCGAAAAGGGCAAATCCAAGTTCGGTGGCACCGAGATCCTGGGCAAGAAGCTCGGGGTGGTTGGTTTGGGAGCCATCGGCACCATGGTGGCCAATGCCGCCGAAGGTCTGGGCATGTCAGTCTGGGGGTACGATCCGTACCTGTCCATCGAGGCGGCCTGGAGGCTGTCCCGCAATACCAAGAAGGCACCAAGCCTGGACAAACTTCTGTCCGAGTGCGATTTCATCTCGCTACACGTCCCTCAGAACAAAGACACCAAGGGATTCATCAATACCGATAAATTCGCGGTCATGAAGAAGGGCGTAGTGATCCTGAACTTCGCCAGAGGGGGACTCGTAGATACCCCGTCCCTGAAGAAGGCCATCGCCGACGGTATCGTAGCCTGCTACGTAACTGATTTCCCCGATGAAGAGGTCATCAAGACAGACAAAGTCATCGCCATCCCGCATCTGGGTGCGTCCACCGAAGAATCGGAAGAAAACTGCGCCATCATGGCTGCCATGCAACTGATGGGCTTCCTGGAAAACGGGAACATCAAGAACTCAGTCAATTTCCCGGAATGCACCCTGGACAGATCAGGCAAGGTCAGACTCACCATTTCGAACAAGAATGAACCAGGCATGATCGAGAAGATCACCCGCATGCTTGCGGACAACAAACTCAACATCGCCGACATGATCAACAAAAGCAAAGGTAACATCGCCTATAACATCATCGACGTGGAAGGCGATATCAATACTGACTTGGTAAAGAAAATCCAGTCTATCGATGGGATCGTAGCTGTCAGGGTGATTTAA